A part of Bacillus thuringiensis genomic DNA contains:
- the dhaQ gene encoding DhaKLM operon coactivator DhaQ, with amino-acid sequence MKKIMNDVQNIVQDMLHGFYFEHNDKVNYDETNNIIYVKDIEKLKQNVLIISGGGSGHEPADIGYVGKGMLTAAVNGSIFTPPTVEQIIAAARLMPKDKSILFIIKNFKDDVANFLAAEQIAKEEGRKIDHIIVNDDVSIEDDASFNKRRRGVAGTVFVQKILGAAALAGYSLEELTMLGQSVIKNLHTLGVALSPANDPVKGKASFSLNEDEVFYGVGIHGEQGYRKEALSSSEILAIELMNKLKSIYRWRKGDNFAILINGLGATPLMEQYIFTNDIRRLCELEGLQVAFVKVGTLLTSLDMKGVSLSLLKVEDLDWVKWLKENTETASW; translated from the coding sequence ATGAAAAAGATTATGAATGATGTACAAAATATCGTTCAAGATATGCTGCATGGCTTTTATTTTGAACATAACGACAAAGTAAATTACGACGAAACAAATAACATCATTTATGTAAAGGATATCGAAAAACTGAAGCAAAACGTTCTCATCATAAGCGGCGGTGGTAGCGGACATGAACCTGCTGATATTGGCTATGTAGGAAAAGGAATGCTTACAGCGGCAGTAAACGGCAGTATTTTCACTCCGCCTACAGTGGAACAAATTATTGCAGCAGCTCGCCTCATGCCAAAAGATAAAAGTATTTTATTCATCATCAAAAACTTTAAAGATGACGTAGCAAACTTTTTAGCGGCAGAACAAATCGCAAAAGAAGAAGGAAGAAAAATTGACCACATCATCGTAAATGACGACGTTTCAATTGAAGATGATGCTTCTTTTAATAAAAGAAGACGCGGCGTCGCTGGCACTGTTTTTGTTCAAAAAATACTTGGTGCGGCCGCTCTTGCAGGTTACTCTTTAGAAGAATTAACAATGCTTGGACAATCTGTCATCAAAAACTTACACACATTAGGAGTCGCCCTTTCACCTGCAAACGATCCTGTAAAAGGAAAAGCTTCCTTTTCATTAAACGAAGATGAAGTCTTTTACGGCGTCGGTATCCACGGTGAACAAGGTTATCGTAAAGAAGCACTATCCTCTTCTGAAATATTAGCAATCGAACTAATGAACAAACTTAAAAGCATTTACCGATGGAGAAAAGGTGACAACTTCGCTATTCTCATTAATGGACTCGGTGCAACACCATTAATGGAACAATACATTTTCACAAACGATATTCGCCGTTTATGTGAACTGGAAGGATTGCAAGTTGCATTCGTAAAGGTCGGTACGCTGCTAACTTCTTTAGATATGAAAGGTGTTTCGCTTAGTTTGCTTAAAGTAGAGGATTTGGATTGGGTGAAGTGGTTGAAGGAAAATACTGAAACTGCTAGTTGGTAA
- the dhaS gene encoding dihydroxyacetone kinase transcriptional activator DhaS, with amino-acid sequence MTSSIISKKIIANSLKYLMETESFHKISVSDIMLHCQMRRQTFYYHFKDKFELLSWIYREETKENIIDFLDYETWENIFDLLFDYFYENQKFYRNAFKVIEQNSFNHYLFEHTKNLYMKIIDELSVSCGFSLSDETKNTIASFYSHGFVGTIKDWIESKCEVDPSIMSSLMKNMINNQLLLLLEQSAK; translated from the coding sequence ATGACCTCTTCTATAATTTCTAAAAAGATAATCGCAAATTCATTGAAATATTTAATGGAAACAGAGTCGTTTCATAAAATATCAGTGAGCGATATTATGTTACACTGTCAAATGCGTAGGCAAACTTTTTATTATCACTTTAAAGATAAATTTGAACTATTAAGCTGGATTTATAGAGAAGAAACGAAAGAAAACATTATCGACTTTCTTGACTATGAAACGTGGGAAAACATTTTCGATTTATTATTTGATTACTTTTATGAAAATCAAAAATTTTACCGAAATGCTTTTAAAGTCATTGAACAAAACTCGTTTAATCACTATTTATTTGAGCATACGAAAAACTTATATATGAAAATTATTGATGAATTATCTGTAAGCTGTGGATTCAGCCTTTCTGATGAGACAAAAAATACGATTGCCTCCTTTTATAGTCACGGCTTCGTTGGCACGATTAAAGATTGGATTGAAAGCAAATGCGAAGTAGATCCTTCCATTATGTCTTCTCTCATGAAAAATATGATAAACAATCAATTACTACTATTACTGGAGCAATCAGCAAAGTAA
- the dhaK gene encoding dihydroxyacetone kinase subunit DhaK translates to MKKIINKPETLVMEMCNGMVMAHPELELLKKYKVIKKKEMNENKVTLISGGGSGHEPAHAGLVGKGMLDAAVCGDVFASPSQIQVYQAIKETASKKGTLLIIKNYSGDIMNFKNGAHLATEDGIEVDYVKVDDDIAVEDSLYTVGRRGVAGVILVHKIAGAAAEAGMELGAVKAIAEKAAANVRTIGLALTSCTVPASGSPTFTLAEDEMEYGVGIHGEPGIKREKTMSADELANRMTNDLMKDLGVKDGEEIALLVNGFGGTPLQELYLFNNAVTRELAARNIKINRVFVGNYMTSIDMAGMSLTVMKLDDELKTLLSKECNTPAFKVDGPVESVEYVNVLEDVEEKEVSFEIETAEEHAVIKNNVITLNNMIYLVDKMSDIIIKNEVPFCELDTHAGDGDFGMSVAKGFKQLKREWHSIVEQENVTIGSFLDSCSMIIMEHCGGASGPIWGGAFRAASKAAGEKRELTVKEFAEMLQAALQGIQSIGERSFGRGAVVGDKTLVDALAPCVDSWLASASNEEDVKTAFEKGAEAAVKGAEYTKEIVARMGRAGTVGERSLGYPDAGAHALGVIFTEISGSLK, encoded by the coding sequence ATGAAAAAGATTATAAACAAACCAGAAACATTAGTAATGGAAATGTGCAACGGAATGGTTATGGCTCATCCAGAGCTTGAGCTTTTGAAAAAATATAAAGTCATTAAGAAGAAAGAAATGAACGAAAACAAAGTAACGTTAATTAGCGGCGGCGGTAGTGGTCATGAGCCAGCACATGCAGGATTAGTCGGAAAAGGAATGTTAGATGCGGCAGTGTGCGGAGATGTGTTTGCGTCACCTTCGCAAATTCAGGTATACCAAGCAATTAAAGAGACAGCTAGTAAAAAAGGTACGTTATTAATTATTAAAAATTATAGCGGCGATATTATGAATTTCAAAAACGGTGCGCATTTAGCGACGGAAGATGGAATTGAAGTCGACTACGTAAAAGTGGACGATGATATTGCGGTAGAAGATAGTCTGTACACAGTAGGACGCCGCGGCGTTGCAGGCGTTATTTTAGTCCATAAAATTGCCGGTGCAGCAGCGGAAGCGGGTATGGAGTTAGGTGCAGTAAAAGCTATCGCAGAAAAAGCAGCGGCTAACGTGCGCACAATCGGTTTAGCACTAACTTCTTGTACAGTTCCAGCGAGCGGATCACCTACTTTCACACTTGCGGAAGATGAAATGGAATACGGCGTAGGTATTCACGGTGAACCAGGAATTAAGCGTGAGAAAACGATGTCAGCAGATGAATTAGCGAACCGTATGACAAATGATTTAATGAAAGATTTAGGAGTAAAAGACGGCGAAGAAATTGCACTTCTAGTCAATGGCTTTGGCGGAACTCCACTACAAGAACTTTACCTATTTAATAACGCAGTTACGAGAGAATTAGCTGCTAGAAACATTAAAATTAATAGAGTATTTGTCGGTAATTATATGACGAGTATCGATATGGCTGGTATGTCTTTAACAGTGATGAAATTAGATGATGAGCTAAAAACATTACTATCTAAAGAGTGTAATACACCTGCGTTTAAAGTAGATGGACCAGTTGAGAGTGTAGAGTATGTGAATGTACTTGAAGATGTAGAAGAGAAAGAAGTTTCCTTCGAAATAGAAACAGCGGAAGAGCACGCTGTTATTAAAAATAATGTCATTACATTAAACAACATGATTTATCTCGTTGATAAAATGAGCGATATTATTATTAAAAATGAGGTACCGTTCTGTGAGTTAGACACGCATGCTGGTGATGGAGACTTCGGAATGAGTGTGGCAAAAGGATTTAAGCAATTAAAACGTGAGTGGCATTCGATTGTAGAACAAGAAAACGTAACGATCGGATCATTCCTTGACAGTTGTTCGATGATTATTATGGAACATTGCGGCGGCGCATCTGGTCCAATTTGGGGCGGTGCATTCCGCGCAGCTAGTAAAGCAGCAGGCGAAAAACGTGAACTAACAGTGAAAGAATTCGCTGAAATGCTGCAAGCAGCACTGCAAGGCATACAATCTATCGGTGAAAGATCATTTGGTAGAGGAGCAGTAGTTGGTGATAAAACACTTGTTGACGCACTTGCTCCATGTGTAGACTCTTGGTTAGCTAGCGCTTCAAATGAAGAAGACGTGAAAACTGCCTTTGAAAAAGGAGCAGAAGCAGCCGTTAAAGGCGCAGAGTATACGAAAGAAATCGTAGCTCGCATGGGCCGCGCCGGTACAGTTGGTGAAAGAAGTTTAGGATATCCAGATGCAGGTGCACATGCGCTTGGGGTTATCTTTACGGAGATTTCGGGTAGTTTGAAATAG
- a CDS encoding FMN-dependent NADH-azoreductase, translated as MNKTLIINAHPKVDDTSSVSIKVFNHFLESYKEFIPNNETIEQIHLYDDVVPMIDKIVLSAWEKQGNGQKLTDEEQKVTERMSEILQQFKSANTYVIVLPLHNFNIPSKLKDYMDNIMIARETFKYTETGSVGLLKDGRRMLVIQASGGIYTNDDWYTEVEYSHKYLKAMFNFLGIEDYQIVRAQGTAVLDPTDVLQNAYKEVEEAASRLANK; from the coding sequence ATGAACAAAACACTTATCATAAACGCACATCCAAAAGTGGATGATACATCATCAGTCAGCATTAAGGTTTTTAACCACTTTTTAGAATCTTATAAAGAATTCATTCCTAATAATGAAACGATTGAACAAATTCATTTATACGATGATGTAGTACCAATGATAGATAAAATTGTTTTAAGCGCATGGGAAAAACAAGGAAATGGACAGAAGTTAACTGATGAAGAACAAAAAGTAACAGAGCGTATGTCCGAAATTTTACAACAATTTAAAAGTGCAAATACGTATGTGATCGTATTACCTTTGCACAACTTTAATATTCCATCAAAGTTAAAAGATTACATGGACAATATCATGATTGCACGTGAAACATTTAAATATACTGAAACTGGATCAGTAGGGCTACTTAAAGATGGAAGAAGAATGCTTGTTATACAAGCAAGTGGAGGGATCTATACAAATGATGATTGGTATACAGAAGTGGAATACTCTCATAAATATTTAAAAGCAATGTTTAATTTCCTTGGCATTGAAGATTATCAAATCGTTCGTGCACAAGGAACAGCAGTACTAGATCCAACTGACGTATTACAAAACGCATATAAAGAAGTTGAAGAAGCAGCTTCTAGATTGGCTAATAAATAA
- a CDS encoding RrF2 family transcriptional regulator, which translates to MQYSVGVEYALHCLVYLINTPSKESVGIKDLAEFQGLSETFLSKVFGKLSKADIVSSVPGVKGGYRLAKSPEDISFWDVIEAVEGPKPIFQCKNIVQNGLLYRDEACNSCEPSNSSCTINLVMLEAEEHMREFLRKKTLAWLDKELDIVLPEKTRVDTREYFNQKNSN; encoded by the coding sequence ATGCAATATAGTGTTGGGGTTGAATATGCCTTGCATTGCCTAGTTTATTTAATTAATACTCCTTCTAAGGAAAGTGTTGGAATAAAAGATTTGGCAGAGTTTCAAGGACTTTCGGAAACATTCCTTTCAAAAGTTTTCGGTAAATTATCTAAAGCTGACATTGTGAGTTCTGTCCCGGGTGTAAAGGGAGGATACAGGTTAGCTAAATCTCCAGAAGATATTTCTTTTTGGGATGTAATAGAAGCTGTCGAAGGCCCAAAACCTATTTTTCAATGTAAAAATATTGTACAAAATGGTCTACTATATCGAGATGAAGCTTGTAATTCTTGTGAACCTAGCAATTCTTCTTGTACAATTAACTTAGTAATGCTTGAAGCAGAAGAACACATGCGTGAGTTTCTCCGTAAAAAGACTCTTGCATGGTTAGATAAAGAACTTGATATTGTTTTACCTGAAAAGACAAGGGTAGATACTCGTGAATACTTCAACCAAAAAAACTCTAACTAA
- a CDS encoding LLM class flavin-dependent oxidoreductase produces the protein MEYGFWLPIFGGWLRNVDNESMPPTFEYAKQTAQAAEQLGFSTTLIAELNLNDIKGVSAPSLEAWTTAAALAAVTDKLEIMTAVRPGFHNPAVTAKMAANIDQLSNGRFTLNVVSAWWEEEARQYGGVFTAHDERYDRTEEFVTILKELWKEEVFSYKGNFYELHHTHLSPKPVQKQGIKIYAGGESERGKEVIVNHADAYVMHGGTVEEVSVKIEDMKNRRKKVTEEPLQSFGLAAYVICRDTEEEALEEWRRITDVKDDALGYAGYQDFISKSHLEQQVKLNDYSVSNRGLRPNLIGTPEQIAERILAFEKVGVTLLLLQFSPQLEEMKRFSEKVMPLVEAKRKELITNE, from the coding sequence GTGGAGTATGGTTTTTGGTTACCGATTTTTGGGGGATGGCTTCGAAATGTAGATAATGAATCTATGCCGCCTACGTTTGAGTATGCAAAACAAACAGCGCAAGCGGCAGAACAATTAGGTTTTTCAACAACACTTATTGCGGAATTAAACTTAAATGATATAAAAGGTGTTTCAGCACCAAGTTTAGAAGCGTGGACAACTGCGGCAGCACTTGCAGCAGTAACGGATAAATTAGAGATTATGACAGCTGTCAGACCTGGCTTCCACAATCCAGCAGTTACAGCGAAAATGGCAGCGAATATCGATCAATTAAGTAATGGCCGTTTTACATTGAATGTAGTTTCAGCATGGTGGGAAGAAGAAGCGAGGCAGTATGGCGGAGTATTTACCGCACATGATGAAAGATATGATCGCACAGAGGAATTTGTAACAATTTTGAAGGAACTTTGGAAAGAAGAAGTGTTTTCTTATAAAGGGAACTTTTATGAGCTTCATCATACACATTTAAGTCCAAAGCCTGTGCAGAAACAGGGCATTAAGATTTATGCAGGTGGTGAAAGTGAGAGAGGAAAAGAGGTCATTGTAAATCACGCGGATGCATATGTAATGCACGGGGGAACAGTGGAAGAGGTATCTGTGAAAATAGAAGATATGAAGAATCGTAGAAAGAAAGTCACAGAGGAGCCATTGCAGTCATTTGGGCTTGCGGCTTACGTCATTTGTCGTGATACAGAAGAAGAGGCATTAGAAGAATGGAGACGCATAACGGATGTGAAAGACGATGCTTTAGGTTACGCGGGTTACCAAGACTTTATTAGTAAATCGCATTTAGAACAGCAAGTGAAATTGAATGATTATTCCGTATCCAATCGCGGGTTACGTCCTAATCTAATCGGAACACCAGAACAAATTGCAGAAAGGATACTCGCTTTTGAAAAAGTGGGTGTTACGTTATTACTTTTACAATTTTCGCCACAGCTTGAAGAGATGAAACGATTTTCTGAAAAAGTGATGCCATTAGTTGAAGCAAAAAGAAAGGAATTGATTACAAATGAGTAA
- a CDS encoding ATP-grasp domain-containing protein has protein sequence MSKIYILHENKEWTDHLVRRLEELELPYEEWHLDEGTLSLEKEPPQGVFYSRMSASSHTRGHRYAPELTEGVLAWLEGHGRTVFNGSRALRLEVSKLNQYAALRNFGIQVPKTIGAVGRDYIVKAAKELGEVPFITKHNRAGKGLGVQLFHSIDALEQYLDGPAFEEPIDGITLIQQYIEAPEPYITRCEFVGGQFVYAVKVDTSEGFELCPADACSIQDAFCPVGEESKKESSTKFEIISDFQEPIIEQYKEFLKENKITVAGIEFIRSADGKIYTYDINTNTNYNSGAESVANQFGMLELATFLGRELEKQVESVK, from the coding sequence ATGAGTAAAATTTACATATTACATGAGAATAAAGAATGGACGGATCATTTGGTGAGAAGGTTAGAAGAACTAGAGTTACCTTATGAGGAATGGCATTTAGATGAAGGAACACTTTCGTTAGAAAAAGAACCTCCTCAAGGTGTTTTTTATAGCCGCATGAGTGCTTCTTCACATACGAGAGGTCATCGATATGCACCTGAGTTGACGGAAGGAGTCCTTGCTTGGCTAGAAGGACACGGACGAACGGTATTTAATGGATCTCGAGCATTACGCCTTGAAGTAAGTAAATTGAATCAATATGCAGCATTAAGAAATTTTGGCATACAAGTGCCGAAAACAATTGGTGCTGTTGGCCGTGATTATATAGTAAAAGCAGCAAAGGAGTTAGGGGAAGTACCGTTCATTACAAAGCATAACCGTGCAGGTAAAGGCCTTGGTGTTCAACTGTTTCATTCCATTGATGCTTTAGAACAATATTTGGATGGTCCGGCGTTTGAAGAACCGATTGATGGAATTACTTTAATCCAGCAATATATTGAAGCGCCCGAACCATATATTACACGTTGTGAGTTTGTAGGCGGCCAGTTTGTATATGCGGTTAAAGTAGATACGTCAGAAGGATTTGAGCTTTGTCCAGCAGATGCGTGTTCGATTCAAGATGCTTTTTGCCCAGTAGGAGAAGAGAGTAAGAAAGAGTCGTCAACAAAATTTGAAATTATATCAGACTTCCAAGAGCCAATCATTGAACAATACAAAGAGTTTTTGAAAGAAAATAAAATTACCGTTGCTGGTATTGAATTTATTCGTAGTGCGGATGGAAAAATTTATACGTATGATATTAATACAAATACAAACTATAATTCTGGCGCAGAGTCTGTGGCGAATCAATTTGGTATGCTTGAACTTGCTACATTCCTTGGAAGAGAATTAGAAAAACAAGTAGAGTCAGTTAAATAA
- a CDS encoding sigma-70 family RNA polymerase sigma factor: MNNKIIQDFINKHKKKMEQPIVRSFLQSKYNYNLFEEAITNPTPENKQILDQTFKSHFKKIKVIDYVSKLIHYYSIDLQKKITLNKQRNVLNLDSTVATKDGDMISKYDIITLENEDNTYDKFIQNEDNLQSHLSDELLIKSFCKLSKKQIKILNLFYLEEYTNKEIAKILGESEQTISYNHKSAIKKLKQSMQIEKERINNE, encoded by the coding sequence ATGAATAATAAAATAATTCAGGACTTTATTAATAAACACAAAAAAAAAATGGAACAACCGATTGTCCGTAGCTTTTTGCAAAGTAAATATAATTACAATCTCTTTGAAGAAGCAATTACTAATCCAACACCTGAAAATAAACAGATTTTAGATCAAACTTTTAAATCACATTTTAAAAAAATAAAAGTAATAGATTATGTTAGTAAATTAATACATTACTATTCAATAGACCTTCAGAAAAAAATAACTCTCAATAAACAAAGGAATGTCTTGAATCTAGACTCCACGGTCGCAACGAAGGACGGGGACATGATTTCTAAATATGATATTATAACTTTAGAAAATGAAGATAATACATATGATAAATTCATACAAAATGAAGATAATTTACAAAGTCACTTAAGTGATGAATTGTTAATCAAAAGTTTTTGCAAGCTATCAAAGAAACAAATAAAAATTCTAAACTTATTTTATTTAGAAGAATACACAAATAAGGAAATCGCCAAGATATTAGGAGAATCTGAACAAACCATTTCTTATAATCATAAAAGTGCAATTAAAAAATTGAAACAATCCATGCAAATAGAAAAGGAGAGAATTAATAATGAATGA
- a CDS encoding glutaredoxin family protein, with product MTKQIILYGHNGCIFCVRAKRWLEENGFEYINKDVTNEEVRTEFEIYNAVGIPLFIIKDNGKQTEEKVVGFKESKLRAILNK from the coding sequence TTGACTAAACAAATCATTTTATATGGTCATAATGGTTGTATTTTTTGTGTTAGAGCTAAAAGGTGGTTGGAGGAAAATGGTTTTGAATATATTAATAAGGACGTAACAAATGAGGAAGTACGAACAGAGTTCGAAATATACAATGCGGTGGGTATTCCTTTATTTATCATTAAAGATAATGGTAAACAGACTGAAGAAAAGGTAGTTGGTTTTAAGGAAAGTAAACTCCGAGCCATTTTGAACAAATAA
- a CDS encoding YvrJ family protein has translation MDPTHLEPWFSAIGNFGFPVALAVYLLIRFEKKLERLTDVIETLKDVIRMK, from the coding sequence ATGGATCCTACTCATTTAGAACCATGGTTTTCTGCAATTGGTAATTTTGGCTTTCCAGTTGCGTTAGCCGTTTATTTGTTAATTAGATTTGAGAAAAAACTGGAAAGATTAACAGATGTCATTGAAACATTAAAAGATGTAATTCGAATGAAATAA